In the genome of Natronomonas salina, the window CCTCGTTCGGCGGCGGGCCGAGCTGCTCGCGAGCTTCCTCCTCGCTGTCGCACTCACAGATGTAGAAGTAGTTCGACTTGGTGTTGACGCCGACCTGCTCGGCGTTCTCCGAGGGCTGCTCGCCCTGGCCGTTGTCGGCGACGGTGCCGTTCAGGAAGCCGTCGATCCGGTACCAGCCGGGCTCGCTGGTCATCGTCATGCACTCGCCGCCGGCCGAGCCCTCGCCCTGCTGGGCGACGATGGCGTCCTCGGGGGCCATGTACGGCGGGTCGCCGCCGAGGTCGTCCCAGTTGTAGAACTCCACGGTGATACCGTCGTCGCGGAAGGTGGCCTGCTTCTGCTTCTGGACGAGGTCCTCGTCGTAGTTGGTGCCCTCGTCGTCGTCGCCGCGGTCGATACCGAACGCCGCCGTGTTCTCGGTGGTACACTCCGAGTAGTCGATCCAGTCGGCGTCGATGATGATGTAGTCGATGTAGAGGCCATCCTCGGCGCCCTGGGCGGAGAAGGCCTCCGCTCCGGAGGCGGAGTACCGCATGCTACCGCCGCCCTGGTTCTGGTCGCCCGGGTAGTGGTCGTCCTGCGAGACGGCGGAGATGCGGAAGTTCGCCTCCTCCGTCATGTCGGGGGCCTCCGATTTCGTGTGCGAGTCGGCCGCGACTGGCGCGAGCGCGACCACGCCCACGATCGATACCGTCAGTGCGATGCTCAGCAGGACCGCGCTGAGCTGGGTTCTGTCGATCTGTCTCCGACGCATCGTGTGCCCCTCGTTACTCCAGCACATTCGTTATGAACGTCCAACTCGTTTACAGATTCGGAAAGGCGCTTCTAGTCAACTGTGCAACCAACTCGGAGGCAACCGCCGTCGGATCGGCACGGAGACGGTATCGACGCGCCCGCCGGCGGTAACACCGTGGTACACCCCGCCACAGTGGCGCGAAACCCGCGGGTCGACCCCCGCCGGTCGGAGCCCCCGGACGGTGGTTCGGCAGGCGCCGGGGAGACGCGCCGGGGCCAACGAGCGGCGGTTGCAGCTACGTTACCACGAGACACCGCGGATCCGGGTGCGGGATCACCCCGTCTGACGCCGTTCAGGACCATTTCAGCGCCGGCGTAACCCGCACTGTGAGACCAGTTTAGCTCTCCGTATATGTCGTACGCGGTGACGAGAAACGTTCGTAACGGTCGAATGACCTGAAAGAGTTTACAACTAGCTTCTCGGTTTATTAGATACGCTGGCCTTCGCCGACCCATGCAGGCACCGACAGACCCGACCGACTCCGACCGCGAACGCACCGCCGTCGACGCCCCCCTCGACCGGGACGAGCTGTTCGCCCTGCTGCAGTCCGGGCGGCGGCGGCGCGTGGTCCGGCACCTCCTCGAGTTCGTCGGCGAGCCGATGCCGGTGGACGCGCTCGCGACCGCCATCGCACGCCGGGAGCACGAGACCCCCTCGGAGGGGCTCGACGCGTCGGTCCGCGAGCGCGTCGAGATCGCGCTCGACCACGCCCACCTCCCGCAGCTCGCCGCGGCGGACGTCGTCGAGTACGACCGGGACCGGGGTCGCGTGACGGCGACGCCGGAGATCGAGGCCCTCGAGCCGTACCTCGACGACGGCCCGGACGCGGCGCCGGCCGCCGGACGAGCCGTGCGACTCGCGCTGGCGGGACTGGCGGGCGGCGCCGTCGCGGCGGCGTTCGCCTGGCGGAACAGAATCGCCGAGGGCGTGGGCGCCGGGACGCTCGCGGCGCTGCTCGTGTGGCTGCTCGGGCGGGACGACGAATCCTCGTAGATATAAACGACCGGATAGGACCGACAGCAGATTGATAGTCGGTCTCACGTGAGTCCCGGGTAGTTCCCCATGGCCCCAGCCTCGCGACCGTCGGGCATACCCGGAGACCGATGAGACGGACCGTCCTGACGTTCCTGCTCGTGAGCGCCGTGGCCGTCTCGGCAGCGCTGGCTCTGGTCGGCGCGGTCGGGTTGGCGACGACCGGCGCCGCCCAGTCGATGCCGGAGTCCGGCCCCGACGAGGCGAACCGGTCGGCGGACGACGCCCGGATCGCCTACTTCAGCGTGGCCGGGCGCGGGTACGTCTCCGACCAGAAGGCCCTCGACGAGGACCACCCCGGGCCGACGTACGTCTGGGCGAGCGAGTCGCTCGTCCTGCGGCCGACCGTCCACACGCAGCCGAACGGCCGCACCAAACGGGCCTGCGGGTACCTCCTCGACGAGGACGGAGGGCCCATCGAGTCCGTCGGCTGTCACGCCTGGAACTCGACGACCCGCCAGCGGTGGGCCAGAATCGAGTTCGCCGGGTGGCCCGCCGAGGCCAGGGGCACCCAGTACGTCCGCATCGAACTGCAGGAAGAGGTCCACCGGACGGCGGGCGAGGACGGCAGCGGGACCGAGACGGTGCTCCGGGACACCCACGAGGCCCAGGTGACGGTCATCACCAAGCAGGGCGACCTCGACGGCGACGGCCTCGCGAACGCCCGGGAGGTCGCGGTCGGCACCGACTTCACCCGGCAGGACACCGACGGCGACGGCGTCTCCGACCGCGCCGAGGTCTACCGGTACGACAGCGACCCGACGGCGGCGGACTCGACCGGCGACGGCGTCGACGACGGGACCGTGGCCAGCCTCCGCCTGCCGCCGACCGTCCCCTACGTCGTCCACGCGGCCGTCGCCGCCGGCCTCCTCGGAGCCGTCGGACTGGCGGCGGCGGGCGTCGCGCTCCGTCGACGACTCCGGACCGAGCCCGATGGCCCGCCACCCGCCGGGTCGCGGACGGTCGCCACCGACGGGTCCGCCGATCCCGACAGGTTCGTAGACACCAAGGAAGGGGAGATCCTCCAGATCCTCCGCGAGCACGACGGCCAGATGCGACAGACCGACCTCGTCGACGAGACCGAGTGGTCGAAGGCCACGGTCAGCCGCCTGCTGTCGACCCTCGAAGACGAGGGCCGCGTCGAGAAGATCCGCGTCGGCCGCGGCAACGTCGTGCGACTCGTCGGCCCCGACGCCCCGCCCACCGGCGAGCGGTCGCAGGCCTCCGGCTGACGGTGGCGTCGCGGACCTGGTCGCGTCCCGTGTGCGGGGGCCGCCGTCAGCGTCCGCCGGCGGTGGCGGGCGGTTCGGACCCGTCGAACAGCCGCTGCAGCGTCCCCTCCGGGTAGTACCTGGCGCCGCAGTCGGCACACTCCGCGACGACGACCGTCGTCGCCGCCTCGACGCCGATCGGGAGGTCGCGCGGCGACACGTCTCGTTCGAGGAGCGATCCACCGCAGTCCGAACAGGGGAGGTCGGTCTCCGTGGGCATGGTTGTCACCGGCCGGGCACGCGCGGTCTCTCGCCGGTGCCGTCCGCCGAATCGCGCAGACGAGGAGACGGCTCCGGCGGCCAGCGGGCGAACGGGGCGGCGAGAACGAACGGGCGACGCCCAGATACACGGATAGTCGACGGCGTCTGACAAAAATCTTGGGACGAGTTGGCAAACACCGCGGACCGGTCGCGGTCCTGGCGAATCCGCTTCGTGAGCGCCGGGAGCGCCACTCTTCGAGAAAATTCCAGCCCTCGTCACCCAAAGTTCTAAGCGAGTCGTGTCGGTATCGCCGCCATGGCCCTCCACGCACTGCAAGAGATCGGCGACGCCGTCGACCTCGCCCGCGAGTTCCTGTTCCCCTTCGACCTCCGGCGGTGGCTGAAACTCGCCGTCGTCGCGTTCTTCCTCGGCGGCAGCAGCGCCGGGTTCCCCACCGGACAGTTCGACACCGGCGGGGCACCCCCCGACGAGACGCCCGGGCAGGTACCGGACCTCCCCTCGACCCTGCCGGACGACCTGCTCCTGATCGTCGCCGCCATCGTCGCGGGGCTCCTGTTGCTGGGGCTCGTCTTCGCCGTCGTCGGCGCCGTCATGGAGTTCGTCTTCGTCGAGTCGCTCCTGTCCGGGACGGTCTCGGTCCGGCGCTACTGGAGCCGGCGGTGGGGCCAGGGCCTCCGGCTCTTCGGCTTCCGGTTCGTCCTCGGCCTCCCGTTCCTCCTGCTCGTCCTCGGCTGGATGGCGATCCTGCTGGTCCCGCTCCTCCTCGGCGACGACCCGATCCTCCCGGTCGGCTTCTTCCTGCTGGGCATCCCGGTCGTGTTCCTCGCCGGACTCGTCTACGGCGCGGTGAACACCTTCACCACCGTCTTCGTCGTCCCCCTGATGATCCGCGACGACTCGGGCGTTCTCGCGGGCTGGCGACGGCTCTGGCCGTCGGTGAAGGCCGAGTGGAAGCAGTACCTCGGCTTCGCCGTCGCCTGGCTCGGCCTGACCATCGGGACGGGGCTGGTCGCGTCGATCGCCGTCGGCATCGCCGCCGTCGCGTTGCTGATTCCGCTCGGAATCCTCGCCGCGGTCGCGTACTTCGCGGTCGGGTTCTCGACGACCGCTGGCCTCCTCGTCGTGGGAGTCCTCGCGGTCGTCTTCGTGGTCGCCATGCTCGTCGTCACGGCGCTGGTCCAGGTGCCCATCCTGACGTACCTCCGGTACTACGCCCTGCTGGTCCTGGGCGACATCGAACCCGAGTTCGACCTCGTCCGGAGCGACGAGGTGGTGTGAACGAACGGTTCGAGAGACCGCTACAGGACGTACTCGAGGAGGGCGAACGCGACGAGGAACATCGCGGCGAGGACTGCGAGGACCTGGTAGCGACGGTCCGCCCCCTCGCTGACGTCCGGGGTCCCGAAGACCACCGCGAGCATCCCGCCGACGGCGACGACGACGACCGCCACCGCGTAGACCGAGTACAGCAGGTTCGTCACGGCGGATCACCCGCCCCGCCGTGGCCGCCGTCGGCCCCCTCGGTCGCGTCGCGACTCCCTCCGTCGGCCAGCTCCGGCGACCCGCCGTCCGTCGCGGTCGCTTCGTCGGCGCGCTCCCGTTGCCGGCGGTAGCGCGTGCGGAGCACGTTCCCGTACACCGACAGCAGAAGTCCGACGAGCAATACCAGCATGCCGATGTTGATGCCGACGGTCCGCAGGAGGCTGCCCTCGTTGAACTGCAGGAACGCCGGGACCGGATAGCCGCCGTAGTCGATGCTCGCGAGGAGCACGCTGGCGATGCCGACGACGACCATGATGGCGAAGACGTTCGTCGCCCACCGCCACGACGGCTTCAGGCGGAGCCGCTCGATGCCGGTGGTGTCGTACTCGTCGGGGTCGCCGTGGAAGTTCGGCATCCGGTCCTTCGGGACGAACGCCTTCATCTCGACGGGGTAGAAGGCGGGGTGGAACCCGTGCTCGAACGTGTGGAACATCACGCCCATCAGCATGATGACGCCGAGCAGTCCGTGGAAGGCCACGAACGCCATCGCGGCCGACGGGGAGTTGAAGTAGCCGATGAGCAGGGGTTTCCGCCAGATGAGTACGCCCGTGACCATCAGCAGGACGAGTTCGACGGTGAATATCCAGATGACGCCCTTGCCGATGTAGGAGACCAGCGGCGTCTCCCCGGCCTTGTTGCCGGCGAACTGCTTGGCGGCGGAGTGGCGCTCGTCGGCCCACCCGAGCGCGAACTTGACGTCCTGGACGAACGCCCAGACGTCGTCAACGGCCGGCAGGATATCGGTGAAGTTCGACCGGCTCGCCGACCGCAGCAGCATGTACGGCACCCAGACGCCGGTGAGCACG includes:
- a CDS encoding PGF-CTERM sorting domain-containing protein encodes the protein MRRRQIDRTQLSAVLLSIALTVSIVGVVALAPVAADSHTKSEAPDMTEEANFRISAVSQDDHYPGDQNQGGGSMRYSASGAEAFSAQGAEDGLYIDYIIIDADWIDYSECTTENTAAFGIDRGDDDEGTNYDEDLVQKQKQATFRDDGITVEFYNWDDLGGDPPYMAPEDAIVAQQGEGSAGGECMTMTSEPGWYRIDGFLNGTVADNGQGEQPSENAEQVGVNTKSNYFYICECDSEEEAREQLGPPPNEEGSGETSSSGGESTPTPTPSGEGTSGESTASEGGESTAEEGSSGTESGGSEGGESTAEEGSPGTESGGSEGGESTEGGTSGSGSSAGGANESGAGNGSGASASNGSNAGAGNGSDVGGAQAGEGDGEQTPSANDGPGFGALVAILAVFGSALLLTRRR
- a CDS encoding DUF7344 domain-containing protein, with protein sequence MQAPTDPTDSDRERTAVDAPLDRDELFALLQSGRRRRVVRHLLEFVGEPMPVDALATAIARREHETPSEGLDASVRERVEIALDHAHLPQLAAADVVEYDRDRGRVTATPEIEALEPYLDDGPDAAPAAGRAVRLALAGLAGGAVAAAFAWRNRIAEGVGAGTLAALLVWLLGRDDESS
- a CDS encoding helix-turn-helix transcriptional regulator, whose protein sequence is MRRTVLTFLLVSAVAVSAALALVGAVGLATTGAAQSMPESGPDEANRSADDARIAYFSVAGRGYVSDQKALDEDHPGPTYVWASESLVLRPTVHTQPNGRTKRACGYLLDEDGGPIESVGCHAWNSTTRQRWARIEFAGWPAEARGTQYVRIELQEEVHRTAGEDGSGTETVLRDTHEAQVTVITKQGDLDGDGLANAREVAVGTDFTRQDTDGDGVSDRAEVYRYDSDPTAADSTGDGVDDGTVASLRLPPTVPYVVHAAVAAGLLGAVGLAAAGVALRRRLRTEPDGPPPAGSRTVATDGSADPDRFVDTKEGEILQILREHDGQMRQTDLVDETEWSKATVSRLLSTLEDEGRVEKIRVGRGNVVRLVGPDAPPTGERSQASG
- a CDS encoding DUF7544 domain-containing protein; protein product: MALHALQEIGDAVDLAREFLFPFDLRRWLKLAVVAFFLGGSSAGFPTGQFDTGGAPPDETPGQVPDLPSTLPDDLLLIVAAIVAGLLLLGLVFAVVGAVMEFVFVESLLSGTVSVRRYWSRRWGQGLRLFGFRFVLGLPFLLLVLGWMAILLVPLLLGDDPILPVGFFLLGIPVVFLAGLVYGAVNTFTTVFVVPLMIRDDSGVLAGWRRLWPSVKAEWKQYLGFAVAWLGLTIGTGLVASIAVGIAAVALLIPLGILAAVAYFAVGFSTTAGLLVVGVLAVVFVVAMLVVTALVQVPILTYLRYYALLVLGDIEPEFDLVRSDEVV
- a CDS encoding cytochrome b/b6 domain-containing protein: MTNLDHGKFSRATTLFHSLLALTVFMLFFTGYSVAFHDELWWLVSLMGGTRGVLAVHRLAGFTLIVLTGVWVPYMLLRSASRSNFTDILPAVDDVWAFVQDVKFALGWADERHSAAKQFAGNKAGETPLVSYIGKGVIWIFTVELVLLMVTGVLIWRKPLLIGYFNSPSAAMAFVAFHGLLGVIMLMGVMFHTFEHGFHPAFYPVEMKAFVPKDRMPNFHGDPDEYDTTGIERLRLKPSWRWATNVFAIMVVVGIASVLLASIDYGGYPVPAFLQFNEGSLLRTVGINIGMLVLLVGLLLSVYGNVLRTRYRRQRERADEATATDGGSPELADGGSRDATEGADGGHGGAGDPP